GTCGCGCCGATCTGGGCAAGTTGCTCCATCCGACGCTTCGCCTCATCGAAGCCTTTGGCCCGCCGGGCGTCGTCGTCCGCCATCCACTCAAAGAACGCGATTGCCCCGGTGACCTTAAGGCCGTGATCCTTGATCCGCTTGTTCAGGTCCGACAGCGTGCCGCCATCGGCGACGTGCCGATCGAGTTCATCCACCCACGGTTCGATGCCCTGGTAACCAGCCTCGGCGGCGATGTCGATCACGCGGGCGATGGGCAGCTTGTGACCGCGGAGCGTGCTGGTGTTGAGGCTGATGATGAAGTCGCCATAGGGTTTGCTGGACGGCGTCTGCGCATCGGCTCGCGCGGCGCGGAGGCCAACGGCCGTCGCCAGACCGCCGGCAAGCAATTCACGTCGAGTCAGATTCGCGGGCAAGAGAGTTCTCCCCGGGTCTACCGAGGGGATGAACCCCTCGGCTCGTCGCCGGCCCCGGAATCCTTCCTGGGGCCTCTTGGGTCGCGGATTCCCGTCCTCACCGGCACCGAACGCGGAACGGATTCCGCCAAGAGAGGCGGCCCGAAAAGGATTCCGGGCTGAGCGACGGTGGCAATCATCGCGAGCCACCAAAAAGAAGCTTATGCCGTATATTGCAGCCTTCCTCCACCACATCAAATCCGGTGAACCGTGCGAGGCGGCGGGTGTCGGCCATGTGGTTGCCGTAGAAGATCACGCGGTGCAGGCCGTTGCTCCACTGTTCGAACATCTTGCGGGCGTCGGCGACCTTGACGGCGATCTTGGTACGACAGGCCCGGTCGACGTCGGGCACTGCGACGATCTTGCCGGTGGAGACCAGCATCGCACCGGTGCCGTAGCACTCCATCGGGCTGGCGGCCAGCATCGGCTTTTCCACCGGGGCGTACGGGTCGGCCTTAACCAGCTTGGCCATGGTGATCTCCTGGCCGACGCGCATGGCGACCTGCAACACCGCTCCCTTATGATCCTCGGTGTGGCTGCGGATGATGTACGGTGCGGCCTCGCCCTGGGGACCGTCCATCTTCGTCGCCGAGACGCAGTGGGCGTGGATCACGGTGTTGGTTGCGGTGTCAAAGACCGGGTCGGTGACGAAGCCGGGTTTGCCGGTCAGGTGCAGGTAGATGATCTGGGTCATGGTCGAGGGCAGGTCGGCCTCGCACACACCCACCAGGCCGAGGTCATTAAGTCTGGCGAACCCGAAGCACGGGTAGGCCGGCAGTCCCTTCTGTCCGAACAGGCCGAGGCAGTTGATGGTGATGGCCTGGGCCTTCGAGTCGGCCAGCACCTTCTGGAGCGCGAGGTTCATGCGGGCGCTCTTGGTGATCTCATCCTTCGACGGCTCGCGAATCTCCTTGGCGTTCTTGATCCACTGGTCGGCGTCGGCGCTGACCGCGGCATCGTCCATCGCGTTATAGACCTCAACCAGTTTCCTGTGATCGAAGTCGATGATCTCGGTGCCGAACTTGTCCTTGACCTCTTTGACGTAGTCGGCCGGAGCAGGCCGTCCTCCGCTGACGAACAGGACCCGCGTTTCCTTGAGGCGATGGATCGCACGGAAAGGGCGGATGGCATCGGCGGCGTCGGCGAAGTTGCTGCTGGGGATGACATCGATCTTCTTGCCGGCCCGCTGGAGGTCGGGCACGATGCACCATTCGTGGCCGCTGTAGGGGGTGGCGTAGAGCACGGTTGGTCGGCCACAGTCGGCCAAGCGGTTGACCAGATGGCTGGTGCCGATGCACACGATCACACCCAGTATGCCGTCAACGTCCTTGTGCTGCTCCAGCACCTTGTCGAGCGATTCGACGTTCTGGATCAGCGCATTGGAGAGGAACTCGACGTCCTCCATTCCGGGGACTTTGTCGATCTCCTGCTGCAGTCGTTTGGCTTCGGCGGGGATGTCCAGGTCCGGCCGTGGCCAGCCCGAGTGTGTCCCGCCGATGAAGACGCGCAGGACCCTGGTCTTGGTGTAGCCGGCTGCCGGGCCGGCCGCCTCGCCGCCCGCCGCCCAAGACATGCGACCAACGGCCGACGCGGCCACCAGGCCCGCCGACGCTCCGATCAACTCCCGCCTGCTCATGTTCGTGTTCATCGTCTCCTCCAGATCAACGCGCAGAAGGCCCATGATGTCCCCGCCGCGACAAGGCGGAAAGGGTGCTCGAGAATCGAACTGACAGTATAGCAGCCGGCGGGCGAGACACCAAGGCGAATGAGCATGCCTCGCTGAACGTCGAACGCTGCGTTACAAGCCGCCCCGGTAGGGGCGAAGGTGTTTAGCCAGGGGCGCGAGCCCCTGGGATTCATGTCGCGTTGATTCATGAGCCCCAGCGGGGCGACAGGTGCTCCTGCACAGATCAGGCCTTCTGCCGCCCCTTCGGGGCTGATCTGTTTTGGCGGTGTCTGTCCAGGGGCTTGCGCCCTTGGCTACATACCTGTGCCCCTTCAGGGCACATTGGCCGGTGTGCCGATTGTCAGGATCTTTGGGACAGCGAGGCCGTTGACACCCAGGAAACACGCAAGGGGTGCATGGCGGGGGGAGGCGAGGCACCCCCAACATCAATCGACGCGATCTTGCAGAATAGAAACAGGTTTCTATTCTGCAAGACCTGCTTCCGCGAAGACTGACAACTGAACACTGACGACTGATGACTTCCCCTGGCCTTGCCATTTCGCCCGTTCGCGGTTTTCATATTCGCCCCTGCATCATCAGAGGAGGAACGCATGCGGCGATATGTACTGTTTTGTCTGTTCGGCCTGATGCTGACCGGATCAATTCACGCGGAAGACCTGGTCTTCGTTCAGGATGGTTGGAAGCTGAAGGTTTCGGATCTCGGCAATATTGTCGGGCTGGCCAATACGGAGGGTGTCCAGTTGACCCAATCGGCGGCGGGGGACAACTTCATTCGTCTGGCCCTGGTCCCGCCCGGAGACGCGATCGCCGAGCCGGTCAAGGACACCATCGTCGTCTGCGACCGGCCGACCAAGACGGAACCGCGTTCGACCGGCGGCGCTTTTGAGTACGATCTCTCGCCACGGATTCCTCTTGTCGTCAAACACGAAATCAAATTCACCAAGATCAGAGGCTTTCCGGTGGTCCGGCGAGCAGTAACCCTTCAGCCGACCGCGCCGCCGCTGAAGCAGGATGTCATCCTGATGGTCGGCAACAACATCGCCTTGCCGGGAGCGAAGCATTCGGTGTTCACGCCGCGATACGACGGCCGGGGCGATGTGATCGAAAACGAGCCTGGCCGTCAGTGGGTCTGGCGGCTCAGCGGGCAGGCCCTGCCGCGCCAGGGCTCCCCGGAAGTCCTGGCGATACCTCTGGTCAGCGAATCGGCGGGGGACAAAACGCCGCGCCTGACACACATGGCCGACCCGTTCTTCAGCACGGGCTTCCTCCTGGCCGACAGCGCCACCTCTCGCGAGGGCGAGTTCAATTGCGTCTTTCTGGGCAGCAGAGTGCCGATGACCGAACCAGAGCAGCGGCTCTTCTGGACGGTGATTCAGGACGGCGGTCCCGAGAAGGCTCTGCAATCATGGTACGCCATCCCGCTGTCCGATGTGAAAGAGGGGCCGGACTGGTTGCACGACGTGGCTTGGCAGCACTATGACTATCTCAGTCACGGCGGCAAGGGCTGGTTCGACGACATTGACGCGGCCGAGAAGCTCATCCCCAAGGCCGAGCGATCAAAGATCGTCTTCACGCTGCACGGCTGGTACGACATGCTTGGTCGCTACACCTTCGACGAGAAGGCCGGCAAGCTGGATGACGAGTGGACGGCCTTCCCCAAGGCCGCCGAGATGAAGGACAAGGGCTTCCCGACGCTCGAACCCGTGAAGATGACCAAGGCCGAGATGCACCGGCGGATCAGGTACGCCAAAGAGAAAGGATTCAGGGTCTGCGTGTATTTCGCCGATGGCCTGACGGCTTGTGACGGGGCCGGATTCAACAAGGCCGAGGAGATACTGATTCCGGGCGGCTGGGTCGGGCCGGACACGGTCGGCGAGCCGTACATCCAGAACCCCGTTCATCCGAAGGTCTGTCAGCGATATGTGAGCTACCTGAAGGCTTTTCTGGCCGAGTATGGCCGTGAGATCGACGCATTGGTCTGGGATGAGACCTTCCAGATCCGAGCGGGGACACTCGCAGCGGGGGAGACTCGCGACTACCCCGACCGCGCCGTGATGAAACTGGTCCGCGATCTGACGCAGCTCGTCTCGACCACTCAACCCAAGGTCGCGTTTCTGGTCAGCGATTGCCAGGGAATGAGCTTCGACGGCAAGAACCACTGGCTCGACGTGCCCGGATACGCGATGATGGCCCATGGCTGCTACCAGGACAGCCACTGCGAGCCCGTGACCTGGCCTTATGGCATCTTCGCCAACTTCCGCAATGTGTTGTGGTCGTGTAACTGGCAAGCAGTGACACGCTTCGATTACACGGTCTTCGGCGTCGAGTATTACGGAGTACCGATCGCCACCTCCAACGGCTGGCTCGATGACAAGGGCATCGCCGGACTGAGCGAGAGCGACCTGGCGGCGGTGCTCAAACTCTATGAGAAGCGAAAGGGCCGGCGGCAGGAACTCAAGTGGCTGACCGGCCCGGCGCCGAAGATGAAGAAGTAGGCTGACAGGCTTCTAGACTGTTAGACCCTTAGGCTGTTAGCCTACTAGGCATTCCCGAAAATGGATCCTCGTGAAAGCCTAGTAACCCTAACAGCCCAACAGTCTGACAGACTCTTCTTACGCCGACACGTCCTCCCAGGCGATGCCCAGGTGCTTGATGGCGTAGCCGATTTCCTTCATGCAGTCGGTGTAGCCGGTCATCCAGTGGAAGCCGCGCATATCCTTGAGCAGCTTTTCCCAATCGCCCTTGATCGCAATGTCACTCTGCGAGCGGCAGATGTCGTGGAACGGATTGGCTTCCACTGTCCCGAGGGCGCCCACCCACTTCTTGCATTCGAAGTCGGGCACAACGTTGGTAACGACCTGACCGACCTTCATGGCCACCTTCGGAGCGGCGCCGTAGTCGGACTCGAAGTGGGTGTGAATCTCGACCGGCTCGTCGTTCTTGCCGTCCATCCTGCGCGGGGCGGTGCAGTGAGCGATGGTGACGGCGCCGTGGTGCGGCCATGTGGGGTCGTTGAGGAAGACCGGCAGGCCGGTGATGTTGTGCATGAGGATGCCGGAGGGGATGACCACGAAGTCGGACTCGCAAAACGCCAGGTAACCCTCATCGTTAAGCAGACTCAGGGGCAGGCAGGCGGTGGTCTGGGAGATGGGCATGATCGTGCCCATGCAGTGGTGGATAGTGAAGGCGGCGCAATCGTGCTCGGCCATCATGTCCTTGAAAGCCTTGTAGAGGACAAACGCATTCTCGACGTATTTCTTGTCGCATTTGAGCACGGTGTCGGGTTTGGCCAGGTACTCGGCGGCCTGCTTGCGGGCCTCGGCGACGACCTTGTCGTCCTTCCTCAGGGATTCCAGCCGCTTGGCAACGTCAGGGTATTCGATGGTGCGGATGTCCAAGCTCCATTTTTCCCGGGCGATCGGGGGGGCCAGGTTGCGCCCGGCACCCCAACCGCCGGGGCCGCCGACGGCTATGATGCGCGTTCCGAGCGTCTTGCGCAGGGCCAGCAGAGCCCGCATGCGCCACGCCAGATCGTCGTACTCATCGACGACCACGTCGTTGACGTCGATGCCCGTGTCGGCGTACTCATCGGTCGCTTTGCGCAGGAAATGGGGGTGAAGAATCTCGTAGTACAGGGACACCGGTCCGGAGCGATGTCGCAGGAAATACAGCGTCGGACGATCTTTGCCGGTGAGCATGTCCAGCCAATCGGGTGCGCCGCCGGCGGCGTAGATGAGCATGACGTCGCACTTGGTCTTGGCGACATTGCTCGCCTGGTCGCGGTCGGCGACCTTGGCGACGGGCAGGAACCTGATCGCCAACCCGGCCGACTCGGCCATTTGGCGAAGTTCTTTCTCGATTCGCGAGGCTTCCTCGTCAGCCTGGGCCTGAGTCTGGATCCCGCCCCACGGTCGCCAACTGGTCTGCTCCTGCCGTTGAGGAGTGATATAGGTCAACACCGGCTGGACAATCAGTTCCTTGGCTGGGACGAACTTCGGCTCGCCTCCCGCGGCGGCCTGCTGGGCGTGGGCCGACCGGGCGGCGACGGCCCAGCTTCCCACGGCCACGGAACCTGCGCCCACCAACAGGTTACGGCGAGAGAGTCCCACCTTCTTGGCGGCCTCGATTGCCGCCAGCAAACCCGATGAACAGCACGAGCAACCGCAAGAATGCCCGCTCTTCTCCAGACCCATCTGCCTTGCCATTCGATTAACCTCCTTATCGGTCGTCTTGACGCCCGCAGGACAGGCTTTCGGTCCGTCCCTGGACCGGCCGGGAACCGGTCCCGCACTGGCCGTCAGAACCGACCCTTCAACACTCCTCGACGACCTTGAACTTGAGCAGGGTCGCCAGATCCTTAATCGCATTGACGCGATCGCCGTAAACGATAACGCGGTGCAGTCCACCGCCGTAGTTGTTCAGCATCTTTCTTGCATCGGCCACGGTCGTGGTGATCTTGGTCCGGCAACCGCGGTCGCAATCGGGGTTGTCAACGATCGTGCCCGTCGAGACCAGCATGGTATCAAGATCAACCAGCTTCGCACAGGTGATCGCCTGTTGCAGCCGCATCTTGACCTGGAGCGACGCCCCTTTGTTGTCCTCCATGTGGCTGCGGATGATGTACGGGGCCCGTGGGCCGGTCGGTCCGTCCATGCGGGTGGCCGAGACACAGTGAGCATGAATGACGGTATTCTTCGCCGTGTCGATGACAGGGTCGCTGACAAACCCGGGGACGCCGAAGGCGTAGGTCAGCATGATCTGGGTGAGAGTCGAGTCCACGTCCGCCTCACAGACGCCCGTCAGCCCGATGTCGTTGAGCTTGGCGAACGCCAGGCAAGGATAGGCCGGCAGCCGTTTCTGGTGGAACATTCCGAGGCAGTTGATGGTGAAGGCCTGGGCGTGCTCCTCATTCATGATCGCCCGCAAGGCCAGGTATAACCGTCCGGACGCCACGAGCTCGGCCTCCGTCGGCTCGATGACCTTGACCGCGCCACGAATCCATTCCTGAGCTTCGGCTTGGGCGGCCTGGTCGCCGACGGCGCGATAGGCCATGTCGAGGCGTTCCGGAGTAATAGACACGACCGTCGGCCCGAGTTGCTCTTTGATCCGTGCGGTCAGCTCGGCGGGATACGGACCGGTGCTCAGGTGTACGATTCGGGTATCACGAAGCAGGTGAACCGTCCGGACGAGCCGCAAGGCGTCCGGGATCTCGTTGAAGTCGCTGGTCGACAGGCAAATCACGCGGTGACCGGCCTTCTGCAATGAAGCAACGACCGACCAGTCGTGTCCGCTGTAGGGCTGGGAGAACATGATGGTCGGCAGGCCCGTGGCGGTAAGCTTGCTTATGTGCTGGCCTACGGTCGAAGTGAGGTTGAACACCAACAGACCGTCGGGGTGTCCGAGAGCTTCGGCGGTACCCGGCACTTCCTCGGGCACGCGGTAGAGGTCACCGCCCTCGAATTGAATACCGCCCATCCGGTCCGCCATGCCGGCCAGGATGTCGTCGATGCGTTTCATTTCCGCTTGCACGTCGAGTGTGGGCTTCGGCCATGTCGGCACGGGCTTGGCGAGATAAACCTTACGGATGCGCGTCCGCGGCCGTCTGGTTATCGTCACCGCCTCGGCGGCTTCAACATCGCGGCTGATTCGTTGAGATTGCCGGCTGCACCCGACGGCCACGACGCCGGCGACTGCCGCCGCACCGAGAATCTCTCTTCGGCTCAGATCCATGCTCATCGCTCGTTACCTCTCTAAAGGGACGACAATACTCGACTTGGCGGCCTATTGTCCGCCAACAGGGGAGCGATTTCAACCTTTGGCGTGTGTTTCTTGTTCGTTCTTCTCCGGACGGTTAGCATGTCCCGTTGACCAGTCCGCAGGGCCGGAGCCGGTCTCAATTGGGGCGCACACACGAGGAGCCGTCACATGCCTGCCTCTTCAAGCAATTTGGTCGTCGTCATAACCGTACTGATTTGCTGCTGTTTGCTGCGGGCTTCAGACGTCCAGGCAACTGACATGTCCGAGGCCTTCGCGTTGTTTGAGAAACCGCGGCGTGAATATGCCACCGCGCCGCTGTGGGTGTGGAATGACATGCTGACCGAGGAGCAGGTTGTCGGCACGATGCGAGATCTGGCGGCCCAGAAAGTGATGCAGGTTTTTGTTCACCCGCGGCCGGGTCTGATGACTCCGTACCTGTCAAACGAATGGTTCCAGCTTTGGCGGGCGGCCCTGGCGGAGGCTGAGAAGCTGGACATGAACGTCTGGATCTACGACGAGAACTCCTATCCGTCGGGTTTTGCAGGCGGGTTCGTGCCGGAGGCGATGCCGGAATCGCGCGGACGCGGCCTTGAGATGAAAGAGTCCGTTGCGCCGCCGTCCTGGGGCGCGGACACAGTTGCGGTCTACCGGCTGGATGGCGAGAAGTACGAGAACGTGAGCCGGCAGATCCAAGCGAACGAGACGCTTTCCCCCGGCAAATATGTTGCCTGCCAGGTGCGACGGGCCCCGGACCAGGCTTGGACGGGCAATCGGTGTTACGTCGATCTGTTGTACCCCGGCGTGGTCGAGAAGTTCCTGGACGTGACAGCCGAGCGTTATCGACGGGAGATCGGCCAGCACTTCGGCAAGCGTGTGCCCGGCATCTTCACTGATGAGCCGCACCTCCAGCCGGCGGGTGGGCTTCCGTGGACGGAACGTCTGCCCGAAGCATTCGAGAAGCGATGGGGCTACTCGCTGCTCGATCATCTGATCTGCCTGAGCAAGCCTTTGGGCGACTACAAGCTGGTTCGGCACAACTACCTGCAGCTTCTCCACGAGCTGTTCGTCGAATGCTGGGGTAAGCCCTCGTTCGAGTTCTGCCGGCGGAACAACATCGAGTTCACCGGCCATTACTGGGAACACGAGTGGCCGTACTGCCTTCGCGTGCCCGACAGCATGGCCATGTATGCCTGGCACCAGCGCCCGGCCATCGACGTGCTGATGAACCAGTACAACCAGGACAGCCCGCAGGCCCAGTTCGGCAATGTCCGCATCGTCAAGGAACTGGCCGGCGTCGCCAACCAGTTGGGCCGCAGGCGCACGCTCTGCGAGGCCTACGGGGCCGGCGGCTGGGATTTGCGATTCGAGGACATGAAGCGGATCGGCGACTGGCTGTACGTGCTCGGCGTCAACACTCTGGATGAGCACCTGTCGTATATCAGCATTCGCGGGGCCCGCAAGCACGACCACCCGCAGTCGTTTTCGTACCACGAGCCGTGGTGGGATGCCTACCACGTATCGGCCGGGTACTTCGCCCGCCTGTCGGCGGCGATGTCGCAGGGCGAGCAGATCAATACGATCGCGCTGCTTGAGCCGACGACCACCGCCTGGATGTACAACTGCGGGCCGGACGGCGTTGCGATGATGGGAGAGCTCGGCAACAGCTTCCAGAAGCTCGTGACGACGCTGGCCCTGGCCCAGGTGGACTATGACATCCTTTGCGAAGACATTCTGGCACGGCATGGTGCGGCGGAAGGCAAGGGTCTTGTCGTCGGCAGGCGGAAGTATGAGGTTCTTGTTCTGCCGCCCATGACGGAGAACCTGAACGCGGCGACGGTCAAGCTGCTCGGCGATTATCTCAAGAGCGGCGGTCAAGTGTTGTCGTGCGGCGAGCCGCCCGCCCGGGTCGAAGGCAAGGAATCGCTGCGGGTCGCCGAGATGGCCCGATCGGGCAACTGGAAGCAGGTCACGGCTGATGAACTGCCTCGCCTGCTGCCGGGTATGAGCAAGGACGGCTTCGCGGTTCGGCAGGCGGCCGGTGATCGGGGCATCTTGTTCCATCACCGCCGGCAATTGAACGGCGGCGAATTGGTGTTCCTGGTCAATACCAGCCTGGATTCGTCGTGCTCGGCGAAGGTCGAGTCGGCCTGCGCGTCCGCGGAGAAGTGGGACATCGAGCAGGGCAAGGTTGAGCAGGTTGCTTATGAACAGACGGACAAAGGCATTCGCATTCCCGTCGAACTGGCCCCGGGCGGCAGCCTGCTGCTGGCCCTGCATAAGGATCGCCGCATCGGCCCCGCGCCGCCGCATGGTTCGGCTTCTCGCGACGAGGTCAGGCCCGGCGGCGAGGTGAAGATCCGCCGGGTGGATCCGAACGTGCTGACCATCGACTACGTGGACGTCACCACCAACAATCGAACGCGAGAGAACATCAACGTTCTTAAGGCGGCGAACTTCGTGTTTGCCGAGAACGGCCTCAAGAAGAACCCGTGGGACCGGGCAGTGCAATTCGAGGATGAACTCATCCGCCATCGCTTCTCGTCGAGCAGCGGGCTGGAGGCGGCCTATCGCTTCGTCATCCGCGAGAAGGTACCCGAGTCATTGTGTATCGTGATCGAGCGGGCGGACCTGTACAAGATCACGTGCAATGGCAAGGAGGTCAAGGCGGCCGAAGGGCAGTGGTGGCTGGACAAGGCCTTCGGCAAGATCGATATTGCCGCCACCGCCCAGATGGGCGAGAACCGCGTGGTGATCAAAGCCTCGCCGTTGACCATGTTCCACGAACTGGCGGCCGCATACGTGCTGGGCGATTTCAACCTTGAGCCGGCCGAGAAGGGCTTTGTGATCGTCCCGGCGAAGGACCTCAAGCTCGGCCCGTGGAACACGCAGGGATTGCCGCTGTATTCGCACAGTGTGGCGTATACGCGGTCCTTTGACGTCGGGTCGAAGAACGGCCGTTACTACGTCTCGCTGCCTGCATGGCTGGGCAGCGTCGCGGCGGTGAAGGTCAACGGCCAACTTGCCGGTTATGTCTGGCACCAGCCGTGGGAACTCGATGTCACTGACGTCCTGAAGCAATACGGCAACGACATCGAGGTCGTGGTGATCGGCACGCTCAAGAATACTCTGGGCCCGCACCATGGCAATCCCGGCCTCGGCTCGGCCTGGCCGGGAATGTGGGACAACGCCCCCGAACAGGGCCCGCCGCCGGGTGCGGAGTATTCCACAGTTGGCTACGGGCTGTTCGAACCATTCGTTCTGAAGCGCGGGTCGTGAGGAGACGCCGCGTGTCGACGGGGAAGACCGAGGCAGCGCAACGGCGGCGCTGGCATAGCTGTCAGGCAAAGGCGGGCGGGATGCGAACCCAGGTTCAGAGAACCTAGGCCACCCGAGTGGTGCCGACGCCCTCGTCGGCACTCTTTCCTGCCACGGTTGCCNNNNNNNNNNNNNNNNNNNNNNNNNNNNNNNNNNNNNNNNNNNNNNNNNNNNNNNNNNNNNNNNNNNNNNNNNNNNNNNNNNNNNNNNNNNNNNNNNNNNCTTCAACTTCAGGCAGAGATTCGCTCCCCCGCCTCGAAACGAGGTGGGCTGCCCGAGTGGTGCCGACGCCCTCGTCGGCACTCTTTCCTGCCACGGTTGCCCCATCTCTTGAGCGCTGGAGCCTTCAACTTCAGGCAGAGATTCGCTCCCCCGCCTCGAAACGAGGTGGGCCACCCGAGTGGTGCCGACGCCCTCGTCGGCACTCTTTCCTGCCACGGTTGCCCCATCTCTTGAGCGCTGGAGCCTTCAACTTCAGGCAGAGATTCGCTCCCCCGCCTCGAAACGAGGTGGGCTGCCCGAGTGGTGCCGACGCCCTCGTCGGCACTCTTTCCTGCCACGGTTGCCCCATCTCTTGAGCGCTGGAGCCTTCAACTTCAGGCAGAGATTCGCTCCCCCGCCTCGAAACGAGGTGGGCTGCCCGTCCAATTCCGCGCTCGACAACACCGTTGCGATTGATTAGTCTTACTGCATAACAGGGTGTCTACTGGTGATCCAACGCGCTTCGGTGTTCCCCGGAGGTATCGGCCGTGATGCGTATCCTCGTAACGTTGATCTTCTGCTGTTTTCTGGTTGTTCCCGCCTTCGCGGCCGAGTCAGCCTTGACCGGCGACGCGGGGGGGCTTGAACGGCTCGATTTCCGCGAGGTCGTCAAACAGGCCAAGGACAAGGTGTTTCCCGCGGTCGTTTTCGTCAAATGTCTGCGGGAAAGCCACGAACAAGGCAAAAAGCGTACCGAGGACGTCTCCGGCAGCGGGGTGATCATTTCGCCAGAGGGAGAGATGCTGACCAACTGGCACGTGGTGGAGAAGGCAACGGAGGTGCGATGCCTGCTCCTGGACGGGCAGGCGATGGGCGCCAAGGTCCTGGGCACGGACAAGGACACCGACCTGGCCCTGGTTCAGCTTGTCGTGCCCGAGAATGCCAAACCGCTGCCGCATGCCGTTCTGGGGGATTCGACGAAGCTGAAGGAGGGTGATTTCGTCATGGCCATGGGTGCCCCGTGGGGGCTGAGCCGCTCGGTCTCCATCGGGATCATTTCCTGCAAGGACCGTTTTCTGCCCGAGGCGAGCGAATACAGCCTGTGGCTTCAAACCGACGCCTCGATCAGCCCGGGCAACTCCGGCGGGCCGCTGGTCAACACTGACGGCGAGGTCATCGGCATCAATACGCGAGGCACCAGCTACGGCGGGGACATGGGGTTTGCGATCCCATCGGACACCATTCGCACCATCGTGCCGCAGCTTCGCGAGGTCGGGCACGTCAACTGGAGCTGGATGGGCCTGCAGCTTCAGGCGCTTAAGGATTTCAATCGCAACATGTACTTCGACGGAACGGAGGGGGTAATCGTGGCGGAGACCGATCCGGACAGTCCGGCGCGCCGGGCGGGCATTCAGCCGCGAGACCGGCTTCTGAGGGTCAACGGAAAGTCCCTCAACGCCATAACCGAGGAGAACCTTCCGGCTATCCGGCGTGAACTCGGGCTGCTCCCGAAACACAAGCCGGCCAAGCTCGAGCTCCTGCGAGGCTCGGACCTGCTGGTGGTAGAGCTGACCCCCCGAGAGAAGGGCAAGGTGGAGGGTGACGAACTCGACTGTCCGCGTTGGGACATGACCCTCAAGACGATCAACCAGTTCGAGAACCCCGATCTGTACTTTCACCGCCAGAAGGGCGTGTTCGTTCTCGGAGTCAAGTACCCGGGTAATGCCTCGAACGCGGGCCTGCAGTCGCAGGATATACTCCTGAAGATCGAGGGGAAGGATGTGACCACGCTCGATGAGGTGAAGGCGATTCATGAGGAGGCGATCAGAAACGTGGGCACCAAGCACCGAGTGCTGGTAACGGTGCTCCGCAACGGCCTGATGCGCCAAGTGGTGCTCGATTTCTCTCGGGAGTACGAAAAGGAGTAAGTTGAGAGGAGAAACACGATGACCGGACCATCCATTGCGCTGCTTT
The window above is part of the Phycisphaerae bacterium genome. Proteins encoded here:
- a CDS encoding sugar isomerase, with protein sequence MARQMGLEKSGHSCGCSCCSSGLLAAIEAAKKVGLSRRNLLVGAGSVAVGSWAVAARSAHAQQAAAGGEPKFVPAKELIVQPVLTYITPQRQEQTSWRPWGGIQTQAQADEEASRIEKELRQMAESAGLAIRFLPVAKVADRDQASNVAKTKCDVMLIYAAGGAPDWLDMLTGKDRPTLYFLRHRSGPVSLYYEILHPHFLRKATDEYADTGIDVNDVVVDEYDDLAWRMRALLALRKTLGTRIIAVGGPGGWGAGRNLAPPIAREKWSLDIRTIEYPDVAKRLESLRKDDKVVAEARKQAAEYLAKPDTVLKCDKKYVENAFVLYKAFKDMMAEHDCAAFTIHHCMGTIMPISQTTACLPLSLLNDEGYLAFCESDFVVIPSGILMHNITGLPVFLNDPTWPHHGAVTIAHCTAPRRMDGKNDEPVEIHTHFESDYGAAPKVAMKVGQVVTNVVPDFECKKWVGALGTVEANPFHDICRSQSDIAIKGDWEKLLKDMRGFHWMTGYTDCMKEIGYAIKHLGIAWEDVSA
- a CDS encoding glycosyl hydrolase; translated protein: MPASSSNLVVVITVLICCCLLRASDVQATDMSEAFALFEKPRREYATAPLWVWNDMLTEEQVVGTMRDLAAQKVMQVFVHPRPGLMTPYLSNEWFQLWRAALAEAEKLDMNVWIYDENSYPSGFAGGFVPEAMPESRGRGLEMKESVAPPSWGADTVAVYRLDGEKYENVSRQIQANETLSPGKYVACQVRRAPDQAWTGNRCYVDLLYPGVVEKFLDVTAERYRREIGQHFGKRVPGIFTDEPHLQPAGGLPWTERLPEAFEKRWGYSLLDHLICLSKPLGDYKLVRHNYLQLLHELFVECWGKPSFEFCRRNNIEFTGHYWEHEWPYCLRVPDSMAMYAWHQRPAIDVLMNQYNQDSPQAQFGNVRIVKELAGVANQLGRRRTLCEAYGAGGWDLRFEDMKRIGDWLYVLGVNTLDEHLSYISIRGARKHDHPQSFSYHEPWWDAYHVSAGYFARLSAAMSQGEQINTIALLEPTTTAWMYNCGPDGVAMMGELGNSFQKLVTTLALAQVDYDILCEDILARHGAAEGKGLVVGRRKYEVLVLPPMTENLNAATVKLLGDYLKSGGQVLSCGEPPARVEGKESLRVAEMARSGNWKQVTADELPRLLPGMSKDGFAVRQAAGDRGILFHHRRQLNGGELVFLVNTSLDSSCSAKVESACASAEKWDIEQGKVEQVAYEQTDKGIRIPVELAPGGSLLLALHKDRRIGPAPPHGSASRDEVRPGGEVKIRRVDPNVLTIDYVDVTTNNRTRENINVLKAANFVFAENGLKKNPWDRAVQFEDELIRHRFSSSSGLEAAYRFVIREKVPESLCIVIERADLYKITCNGKEVKAAEGQWWLDKAFGKIDIAATAQMGENRVVIKASPLTMFHELAAAYVLGDFNLEPAEKGFVIVPAKDLKLGPWNTQGLPLYSHSVAYTRSFDVGSKNGRYYVSLPAWLGSVAAVKVNGQLAGYVWHQPWELDVTDVLKQYGNDIEVVVIGTLKNTLGPHHGNPGLGSAWPGMWDNAPEQGPPPGAEYSTVGYGLFEPFVLKRGS
- a CDS encoding trypsin-like peptidase domain-containing protein, yielding MRILVTLIFCCFLVVPAFAAESALTGDAGGLERLDFREVVKQAKDKVFPAVVFVKCLRESHEQGKKRTEDVSGSGVIISPEGEMLTNWHVVEKATEVRCLLLDGQAMGAKVLGTDKDTDLALVQLVVPENAKPLPHAVLGDSTKLKEGDFVMAMGAPWGLSRSVSIGIISCKDRFLPEASEYSLWLQTDASISPGNSGGPLVNTDGEVIGINTRGTSYGGDMGFAIPSDTIRTIVPQLREVGHVNWSWMGLQLQALKDFNRNMYFDGTEGVIVAETDPDSPARRAGIQPRDRLLRVNGKSLNAITEENLPAIRRELGLLPKHKPAKLELLRGSDLLVVELTPREKGKVEGDELDCPRWDMTLKTINQFENPDLYFHRQKGVFVLGVKYPGNASNAGLQSQDILLKIEGKDVTTLDEVKAIHEEAIRNVGTKHRVLVTVLRNGLMRQVVLDFSREYEKE